The Myxococcaceae bacterium JPH2 genome has a window encoding:
- a CDS encoding peptidase M3 encodes MDRPLHSVRTRLDEFLVELATLQYRHGAGLAADLPVARLYAAFPELSAPDTFAAASEALAKAKTRDDALAIRRVELLRELIATQVEEGLAARPREAIASLEARSAIPVDDQTLGLGDILSQIPRESDRVRRGLMERAAGHFLWENRGRYGDRHEAALRVAERLGARNYLALRQDVTGIDTTKLAEAAEETLRRTEDAYRDVLGYALRKLEPNLRALPGGDARRHDVQATMRVPWMDPYFRREDTFPAVTRWLGDWGFHPSAEGRILIDDEERPGKASRPFVVAVRVPSELRLVLQRQGGMEPLGSLLHEMGHAQHLAHVDADASVELRRLGDASITEAYATTFERLLLSPGWLKRYLGLPSSTAQDAARMAAFQALAVLRRHCAKLGYELSLATRGPSPDLADEYVVGQRRALFAEAHRGFFLHDVDPQLYVARYLRAWALETRLTASLTERFDDDFWRNPSARSWLQGLFKRGGQTDADSLATELSGTPMALPEAGARLVAILNR; translated from the coding sequence ATGGACCGTCCCCTGCATTCCGTGCGTACGCGGCTGGACGAGTTTCTCGTCGAGCTCGCCACCCTCCAGTACCGGCACGGCGCGGGACTCGCCGCGGACCTCCCCGTCGCGCGCCTGTACGCCGCCTTCCCCGAACTCTCCGCCCCCGACACGTTCGCCGCCGCCTCCGAGGCGCTCGCCAAGGCAAAGACCCGCGACGATGCGCTCGCCATCCGCCGCGTCGAGCTGCTGCGAGAGCTCATCGCCACCCAGGTCGAAGAAGGTCTCGCCGCGCGCCCCCGCGAGGCCATCGCTTCACTGGAGGCCCGCTCGGCCATCCCGGTGGATGACCAGACGCTCGGGCTCGGGGACATCCTGTCCCAGATTCCGCGCGAGTCCGACCGCGTCCGCCGCGGCCTGATGGAGCGCGCCGCCGGGCACTTCCTCTGGGAGAACCGAGGCCGCTACGGGGACCGCCACGAAGCCGCCCTCCGCGTGGCGGAGCGACTGGGTGCGCGGAACTACCTCGCCCTGCGCCAGGACGTCACCGGCATCGATACGACCAAGCTGGCGGAGGCCGCCGAGGAGACGCTCCGCCGCACCGAGGACGCGTATCGCGACGTGCTCGGCTACGCGCTGCGGAAGCTGGAGCCCAACCTGCGCGCCCTGCCCGGCGGGGATGCGCGCCGCCACGACGTCCAGGCCACGATGCGCGTCCCGTGGATGGACCCCTACTTCCGCCGCGAGGACACCTTCCCCGCCGTGACGCGCTGGCTCGGGGACTGGGGCTTCCACCCCAGCGCCGAGGGCCGCATCCTCATCGACGACGAGGAGCGTCCGGGCAAGGCGTCCCGCCCCTTCGTCGTCGCGGTGCGCGTCCCGAGCGAGCTTCGGCTGGTGCTCCAGCGCCAGGGCGGAATGGAGCCCCTGGGCAGCCTCCTGCACGAGATGGGACACGCGCAGCACCTGGCCCACGTGGACGCGGACGCGTCCGTGGAGCTGCGCCGGCTGGGGGATGCCTCCATCACCGAGGCCTACGCGACGACCTTCGAGCGACTGCTGCTGTCCCCCGGCTGGCTCAAGCGCTACCTGGGCCTGCCGTCCTCCACCGCGCAGGACGCCGCGAGGATGGCGGCGTTCCAGGCGCTGGCCGTCCTGCGCCGGCATTGCGCGAAGCTCGGCTACGAGCTGTCACTCGCCACGCGAGGCCCCTCACCCGACCTCGCGGATGAGTACGTGGTCGGACAACGCCGCGCGCTCTTCGCCGAGGCGCACCGTGGCTTCTTCCTGCATGACGTGGATCCGCAGCTCTACGTCGCGCGCTACCTGCGGGCCTGGGCTCTGGAGACCCGGCTCACCGCCTCACTGACCGAGCGCTTCGACGACGACTTCTGGCGCAACCCCTCGGCACGAAGCTGGCTCCAGGGGTTGTTCAAGCGCGGTGGCCAGACCGATGCAGACAGCCTGGCCACGGAGCTCTCGGGCACGCCGATGGCCCTGCCCGAGGCGGGAGCACGCCTCGTGGCCATCCTCAACCGGTAG
- a CDS encoding RluA family pseudouridine synthase, with product MKRRTFKVEQAGLAVGAAIASELGVSPEEARRLVEVGAVYVVGKRARDPGTRLSVGQVVTVVLEEAGTSSLAAPAPAPELRVLFEDAEVIAVDKPAGINAQPSEGRVGESLVDRVSTYLGSEAGLVHRLDRETSGVTVFGKTARATSALAAEFREGQARKRYVAATGPGLPARGTVDLPLSKDPSRPGRWRATRSANGVPAETDFQTLHAGPEFCLVELWPRTGRTHQLRAHLTALGAPILGDARYGGAKQAAGVAAPRCLLHAQALQLRHPRTGEVWLVESPVPEDLRRFFSAAQVDPPSGPVVPVQGPASGGT from the coding sequence GTGAAGCGGCGGACGTTCAAGGTCGAGCAGGCGGGGCTCGCGGTGGGGGCCGCCATCGCCTCCGAGTTGGGGGTGTCCCCCGAGGAGGCGCGGCGACTCGTCGAGGTGGGAGCGGTGTACGTGGTCGGCAAGCGGGCACGTGACCCGGGGACTCGGCTGAGCGTGGGGCAGGTGGTGACGGTGGTGCTGGAGGAGGCGGGCACGAGCTCCCTCGCGGCGCCCGCGCCCGCTCCGGAGTTGCGGGTGTTGTTCGAGGACGCGGAGGTCATCGCGGTGGACAAGCCCGCGGGCATCAATGCGCAGCCCTCGGAAGGGCGGGTCGGGGAGAGCCTCGTGGACCGGGTGAGCACGTACCTCGGGAGTGAGGCGGGGCTGGTGCACCGGCTCGACCGCGAGACGTCCGGGGTGACGGTGTTTGGCAAGACGGCGCGGGCGACCTCGGCGTTGGCTGCGGAGTTCCGCGAGGGTCAGGCGCGCAAGCGGTACGTGGCGGCGACTGGCCCGGGCCTCCCCGCGCGCGGCACGGTAGACCTGCCCCTCTCGAAGGATCCCTCGCGCCCCGGTCGTTGGCGGGCGACGCGCTCGGCCAATGGCGTGCCAGCCGAGACGGACTTCCAGACGCTCCATGCGGGGCCGGAGTTCTGTCTCGTGGAGCTGTGGCCGCGCACGGGACGCACGCATCAGCTCCGGGCCCACCTCACGGCGCTGGGCGCTCCGATTCTGGGGGACGCCCGGTACGGTGGGGCGAAACAGGCGGCGGGCGTCGCGGCGCCTCGGTGCCTGCTGCACGCTCAGGCCCTGCAACTGCGCCATCCTCGGACGGGGGAGGTGTGGCTCGTGGAGTCGCCCGTGCCCGAGGACCTGCGGCGCTTCTTCTCCGCGGCGCAGGTCGATCCTCCGAGCGGCCCGGTGGTCCCTGTTCAGGGACCGGCCTCGGGCGGCACGTGA